Genomic DNA from bacterium:
ACGGCCTTTCGGACCAGACTTGTCATCGTAGGCCTTCCTCTTTATCTCGTATTCTTCCTGTTTCATCGCTGCCTCGGCAAGCGCCTCTTCCTCCAAAGCCCTCTTCGCTTCCTCGATCTTCCTCAACCGCGACTCCTTGAAACGAAGATCCTCAGGCAGTTCGTCACCACGTTTGCCCTTACCGTAAATACCGTCATCCTCATTATCAGCTTTCTCGGCGGCAGCCAAAAGACCAGCCACCTCTTTCTTAAGGTCAGCAGCCCTCTTCTCCATGCGGCCATAGCTCATCGCTTTGCGCTTGGACGCGTTGCCCTTCATCTTCGTGCCGTCCAACGAAACATGACCCAGCTTCACCAGACCCGCCTTCTGACAGAGACGAAGAACCTCAACAAATAAACCGCTAAGAGCTTTTAAATGACGCTTCCGGAAATCCGCCATCGTGTCATGGTCCGGATGACGGTTACCAGCGATAACCCGAAAGGGCACAGAATGATACGTCGCCTGTTCGATCTTGCGAGAGGAAATAACCCCTTTACAGTATCCGTAAAGAAGTAAACTCACCATCATAGGAGGATCGTAAGCAGGTTGACCTCCGGCAGTACCGTCATAAGACGCGTAAATCCCATCAAGATTCAGAGAATTTACAACGTCCATGATGAAGTAAGCCAAGTCATCCTCCTCCAACCAATCCTTAATGTCTGGAGGTAGTAAAAACAACTGCTCAGGATCGTAACTCTTGAATTTCGCTCGCTTTTTCATGAAAGCAGTATAACATGTCCCTAAAAATTTTAGCCAGGAGTCTGTGGAGGGTTCTCCGACAGACTCCTAGGTAGCGAAAAAGTAATAGAACTTCGGGAGAGTATTAACTTCCTCTTTAAGTCTGAAGACCCGCTTGTTCTCAATGCAGTAACGTATCTCACTTTCCGGATCCAGGAGGTTCCCGAACTTTCTCGCTCCCACGGGACAGATCTCCACGCAGGCCGGGTACTGCCCCGGATCTTTCCTCGTCCTCTGAATACAAAAGGTGCATTTTTCCACAACACCTGAGTAACGCGGA
This window encodes:
- a CDS encoding IS1182 family transposase encodes the protein MKKRAKFKSYDPEQLFLLPPDIKDWLEEDDLAYFIMDVVNSLNLDGIYASYDGTAGGQPAYDPPMMVSLLLYGYCKGVISSRKIEQATYHSVPFRVIAGNRHPDHDTMADFRKRHLKALSGLFVEVLRLCQKAGLVKLGHVSLDGTKMKGNASKRKAMSYGRMEKRAADLKKEVAGLLAAAEKADNEDDGIYGKGKRGDELPEDLRFKESRLRKIEEAKRALEEEALAEAAMKQEEYEIKRKAYDDKSGPKGRPPAAPSGETGHVNPKKQRNFTDPESRLMPVEGGRFFVQGYNCQAAVDERTQIIVASNVTVETNDKEQLAPGLEKLKSNTGGVKPKHLSADSGYSSGVNIELLESEKIDGYIATTKQKHSDPLPASPRGRIPKNLTTTQRMTRKLQTVKSRFIYAKRKHIVEPVFGQIKEARGFRRFSFRGLDHCQDEWDLVCLTHNLLKLFRYGKWKPRIA